One Leptospira wolbachii serovar Codice str. CDC genomic region harbors:
- a CDS encoding adenylate/guanylate cyclase domain-containing protein yields MGKIAKTISLGFIFLISIFVFCSCNFGTSPEAIKGYLELPPEYVKDHKKLSTSGEWELYWGEVYGDSLFEKIKEPSKTYVKVPSSWNSYRPEGEGGDGYAVFRLTFKVPDPTIRYYLRVQPATSSYELYINRQKIASSGKVGTDELSAIPKYQIQYVSFQPEDYEQEILFVVSNYHHARGGYRKPIEIGTKEVIQNESLIYSAGEVFVFGAMLTMALYQLTVFFFRREEKSSLFFALFCLFTGLRLVVLDNYYIIYAFPDFSWHWMQVLDYTSAPLLVCFFLGYLKSLFPGRSEVPKWMLYSCWSITACYVSFVVLTDAKLFTKTNIFSQVVILFFSVCSFYVILKIYRQKKRDSSLVFYGSLLLMLGSTHDLMAGNYWFQSQPFMPFSLFVFFLFQSILLARRNARFYSSMDTLTTELIEVNNRLEASNQVYAKFVPLRLIQLFSQQSKARVKRGDFIVKQMSVLSSDIRDFTAISETLSPEETFLFLNDYLRQVGPTIRSHNGFIEKYVGDAIFALFEKEPEDALSAGIEMHKTIARWNKESKPHRIGDIQIGVGIHFGELMLGIIGEEQRIESAVLSDSMGVANSLESMTKKYGAKIILSLDALLELQHPDSYPHRLLDFIKIPAKQKLIGIAQVLVEGVEDSFDLKLKTKDQFEESVNLFWDGEFEKAGAGFRAVFGIDPSDKAAKLYLERTELYAQNGPPPGFGRGFLA; encoded by the coding sequence ATGGGAAAAATAGCGAAAACCATCTCATTAGGTTTTATATTTCTTATTTCTATATTTGTATTTTGTTCCTGCAATTTTGGCACTTCTCCTGAAGCGATCAAAGGTTATCTGGAACTGCCTCCCGAGTATGTAAAAGATCATAAAAAACTATCCACTAGTGGCGAATGGGAATTGTATTGGGGAGAAGTTTATGGCGATAGTTTATTTGAAAAAATAAAGGAACCGAGTAAAACTTATGTTAAAGTTCCTTCTTCTTGGAATTCTTATCGACCAGAAGGAGAAGGTGGCGATGGTTATGCGGTTTTTCGCCTAACATTTAAAGTTCCAGATCCAACCATTCGTTATTATCTTCGAGTTCAACCAGCAACGAGTTCCTACGAACTTTATATCAATCGTCAAAAAATAGCGAGTTCTGGAAAGGTGGGAACGGATGAACTAAGTGCCATTCCCAAATACCAAATCCAATATGTATCCTTCCAACCAGAAGACTACGAACAAGAAATTCTTTTTGTTGTAAGCAATTATCATCATGCACGGGGTGGGTACAGAAAACCAATTGAAATTGGAACCAAAGAAGTCATTCAAAACGAATCGCTCATTTATTCTGCGGGCGAAGTATTTGTTTTTGGCGCTATGTTGACCATGGCTCTCTACCAACTGACTGTTTTTTTCTTTCGTAGAGAAGAAAAAAGTTCCTTGTTCTTTGCCTTGTTTTGTCTGTTTACCGGTCTTCGACTCGTTGTGCTCGATAACTACTATATCATTTATGCATTTCCGGATTTCTCCTGGCACTGGATGCAGGTGTTAGATTACACGTCAGCACCCCTACTTGTGTGTTTTTTCTTAGGGTATTTGAAGAGTTTATTTCCCGGAAGGTCGGAAGTTCCGAAGTGGATGTTGTATTCTTGTTGGAGTATCACTGCTTGTTACGTATCCTTTGTAGTTTTGACAGATGCAAAACTTTTTACCAAAACAAATATTTTTTCACAAGTGGTGATTCTGTTTTTTAGTGTTTGTTCTTTTTATGTGATTCTAAAAATATATCGGCAGAAAAAGAGAGATAGTAGTTTGGTTTTTTATGGATCACTATTACTTATGCTTGGATCTACTCATGATTTGATGGCAGGAAATTATTGGTTTCAATCCCAACCCTTTATGCCGTTTTCTCTTTTTGTATTCTTCCTATTCCAGAGTATTCTCCTTGCACGAAGAAATGCTCGGTTTTATTCCTCAATGGATACTTTGACAACAGAATTGATCGAAGTCAATAATCGACTAGAAGCATCTAACCAAGTTTATGCGAAATTTGTTCCTTTGCGACTGATTCAATTGTTTTCTCAACAATCGAAAGCTAGGGTCAAACGCGGAGATTTTATCGTAAAACAGATGTCGGTATTGTCTTCTGATATTCGTGATTTTACGGCTATCTCTGAAACTTTAAGCCCTGAAGAAACATTTCTTTTTTTAAATGATTATTTGCGCCAAGTCGGTCCAACCATCAGGTCCCATAATGGATTTATTGAAAAGTATGTGGGAGATGCTATTTTTGCTTTGTTTGAAAAGGAACCGGAAGACGCTTTGTCTGCTGGTATCGAAATGCATAAAACAATTGCAAGGTGGAATAAAGAATCAAAACCACACCGAATCGGGGATATTCAAATTGGAGTGGGGATTCATTTTGGTGAGCTAATGTTAGGTATCATCGGTGAAGAACAAAGAATTGAGTCCGCCGTTCTCTCTGATTCGATGGGTGTTGCCAACTCATTAGAATCCATGACAAAAAAATACGGAGCCAAAATCATTTTAAGTTTAGATGCTCTCCTTGAATTACAACATCCTGATTCTTATCCGCATCGATTGTTGGATTTTATTAAAATACCCGCCAAACAAAAGTTAATAGGAATTGCACAAGTGTTGGTCGAGGGTGTAGAAGATTCCTTTGATTTAAAGTTAAAAACCAAAGATCAGTTTGAAGAAAGTGTAAATTTGTTTTGGGACGGGGAGTTTGAAAAGGCCGGAGCAGGATTTCGTGCCGTTTTTGGCATCGATCCCTCTGATAAAGCGGCAAAATTATATTTGGAACGCACGGAATTGTATGCACAAAATGGACCTCCCCCTGGATTTGGAAGAGGATTTTTGGCATAA
- a CDS encoding aldehyde dehydrogenase family protein, translated as MTQATLTQAPTTGKAVIQTKSFTPSDIDRIFKAQKTKALELRLSNFKTRIIKLKKLKDAVLKYQKEIQIALHSDFKKSAGEVDITEILPTIAEINDAIRHVKHWMRPKNVMTPPTLLGATSRIVYEPKGVCLIIAPWNYPFHLAIAPLAAAIAAGNTVMLKPSEFTPHTADVIKAMLSEVFSEEEVAVFEGDVAVATALLEVPFDHIFFTGSTPVGKIVMAAAAKNLTSVTLELGGKSPSIVAEDADLKVAAERIMWGKFLNAGQTCVAPDYLLIPESKVDEFVKNAKETTESFFKSKPENFTASPDFCRIVNAKNFGRVSSYVEDAVKKGAKIAYGGETRSSDNFISPTILTNVSLDARIMEDEIFGPLLPIVTYKTLDEAIHIINERPKPLALYIFTKKRSTSKYVIRRTSSGGAVINDVILHLVNPNLPFGGVNHSGHGSYHGIFGFKTFSHERSVLQTPKASIAKLMYPPYSSFVRLMVKLTTKFFV; from the coding sequence ATGACCCAAGCTACTCTTACACAAGCCCCTACCACTGGAAAGGCTGTGATCCAAACAAAAAGTTTTACTCCATCCGATATTGACCGTATTTTCAAAGCGCAGAAGACAAAGGCTTTGGAACTTCGATTGTCGAATTTCAAAACTCGAATTATAAAACTAAAGAAGCTGAAAGACGCTGTCCTTAAATACCAAAAAGAGATCCAAATAGCCCTCCATTCTGATTTTAAAAAATCGGCCGGAGAAGTAGACATTACAGAAATTCTTCCTACCATTGCCGAAATCAATGATGCTATTCGTCATGTAAAACATTGGATGCGCCCAAAAAACGTAATGACACCACCCACTTTACTTGGTGCAACAAGTCGTATTGTTTATGAACCCAAAGGTGTTTGTCTCATCATTGCTCCCTGGAACTATCCATTTCACCTAGCGATTGCCCCTTTAGCAGCTGCGATTGCTGCGGGTAATACTGTGATGTTGAAACCGTCTGAGTTTACTCCACACACTGCAGATGTCATCAAAGCAATGTTAAGCGAAGTATTCTCTGAAGAAGAAGTTGCTGTATTTGAAGGTGATGTAGCTGTTGCCACGGCGCTTTTAGAAGTGCCTTTTGATCATATCTTTTTTACGGGCTCCACTCCTGTGGGTAAAATTGTTATGGCTGCTGCCGCAAAAAATCTCACAAGTGTAACGTTAGAGTTAGGTGGAAAGTCGCCTTCTATTGTTGCAGAAGATGCAGACTTAAAAGTTGCAGCGGAGAGGATCATGTGGGGAAAATTTCTAAATGCAGGACAAACCTGTGTGGCCCCCGATTATCTTTTGATTCCTGAATCCAAAGTAGATGAATTTGTAAAAAATGCCAAAGAAACAACAGAAAGTTTCTTTAAATCCAAACCTGAGAATTTTACTGCAAGTCCAGATTTTTGTAGGATCGTAAATGCAAAGAACTTTGGAAGAGTGTCTTCTTATGTAGAAGATGCGGTGAAAAAAGGTGCAAAAATTGCGTATGGTGGAGAAACAAGAAGTTCTGATAACTTTATTTCACCAACCATTCTTACGAATGTGTCTTTAGATGCTCGTATAATGGAAGACGAGATTTTTGGGCCACTCCTTCCTATTGTCACCTACAAAACTTTAGATGAAGCCATCCACATCATCAACGAAAGACCAAAACCATTGGCCTTGTATATTTTCACAAAAAAGAGAAGTACTTCTAAATATGTGATTCGTAGAACAAGTTCCGGTGGGGCAGTAATCAATGATGTAATTCTTCATTTAGTGAATCCAAACCTTCCTTTCGGTGGAGTGAACCATTCTGGGCATGGTAGTTACCATGGTATTTTTGGCTTCAAAACCTTTTCGCACGAAAGATCTGTTTTGCAAACTCCTAAGGCATCTATTGCTAAATTGATGTATCCACCTTACTCTAGTTTTGTGAGATTGATGGTGAAGTTAACCACTAAATTTTTCGTTTAG
- a CDS encoding bacteriohemerythrin — translation MQKDYSAHLDSLRITWLSEPFHLGIPIIDLQHVWLVHIILELEETIVASEKEGSDVDVHSSFRKALDYVAEHFALEEDILEHFNYPKFSEHIQGHRKFVERLTEKYYEAKNNQMAALGILQILKKWLFQHILHDDTDYAEFFKASGIDLKSYCNEILKSGKYPISKEQLLIYQNIIQMDTTHISLHEQSIDTIQEIRNIWKTYNLSTGIPIIDLQHIWLLKMIVELDHSLKLGDGASDTFHKVITAAIEYTKDHFGVEDKIMRYFRYTDVVNHMNQHKRFIDFIKTRNDEFKLGNPRAGLHLVQDLRNWLLSHIALEDKKIGLAFESRVRELSEFTKKLHQTGEISISREQKNLYKLVMQSAPDPLE, via the coding sequence ATGCAAAAGGATTACTCCGCACATTTAGATTCCTTAAGAATCACATGGTTAAGTGAACCTTTCCATCTGGGAATTCCCATTATTGACTTGCAACATGTTTGGTTGGTCCATATCATTCTAGAACTAGAAGAAACCATTGTTGCTTCCGAAAAAGAGGGGTCTGATGTTGATGTTCATTCGTCCTTTCGAAAAGCTTTGGATTATGTGGCAGAACATTTTGCATTAGAAGAAGATATCCTCGAACATTTTAACTATCCTAAGTTTTCTGAACATATACAAGGCCATCGCAAATTTGTAGAGAGGTTAACGGAAAAATATTACGAAGCAAAAAATAACCAAATGGCGGCTTTGGGTATTTTACAAATTCTTAAAAAATGGCTATTCCAACATATTTTACATGATGATACGGATTATGCTGAGTTCTTTAAAGCAAGTGGTATAGATTTAAAGTCTTACTGTAATGAAATTTTAAAGTCTGGTAAGTATCCGATTTCAAAAGAACAACTTTTGATTTACCAAAACATCATTCAAATGGATACAACACATATTTCACTTCACGAACAATCCATTGATACAATTCAGGAAATCAGAAACATTTGGAAAACATATAATCTTTCTACCGGAATTCCTATCATCGATTTACAACATATCTGGCTTTTGAAAATGATTGTTGAATTGGATCATTCACTGAAGTTAGGTGATGGGGCTAGCGACACCTTCCATAAGGTCATAACCGCAGCAATTGAATATACAAAAGACCATTTCGGTGTGGAAGATAAAATCATGCGTTACTTCCGATATACCGATGTGGTAAACCACATGAACCAACACAAACGGTTTATTGATTTTATCAAAACAAGAAACGATGAATTTAAATTAGGAAATCCGAGGGCTGGATTGCATTTGGTTCAAGATTTAAGAAATTGGCTTTTGTCCCATATTGCCCTTGAGGATAAAAAAATTGGTCTGGCCTTTGAATCTCGAGTCAGAGAACTTTCCGAGTTTACTAAAAAACTTCACCAAACTGGCGAAATTAGCATCTCTCGGGAGCAAAAAAACCTATATAAACTGGTAATGCAATCGGCTCCTGACCCACTCGAATAA
- the gatB gene encoding Asp-tRNA(Asn)/Glu-tRNA(Gln) amidotransferase subunit GatB: protein MEYEVIIGLEVHVQLNTLSKIFSTATNEFGGSPNTHISTLCVALPGTLPVLNEVVLEKAVRAGVALGCEITRFTKFDRKNYFYPDLPKGYQISQFDKPYATQGGIHIKLKGETEEKFIPLTRIHMEEDAGKLIHSHDPSINRSYVDYNRAGTPLIEIVSEPDLRSSDEAYVYLNELKTILRYIQVSDCNMEEGSLRCDANVSIRPKGEKGFRTRVEIKNLNSFKAVKQAIDYEIEWQKDVYSRGESFRQMTKLWDATLLKTIPMRSKEMSHDYRYFPEPDLPTIQISDSFIEDIRKTLPELPRQKKERYKTELGLPDYDAEVLTSEREIAEYFEQALLVSGDAKKTSNWVKDEILGIVNKENISIQDFAIDPLRIGKLVKLINSGEITGKIAKSIFEDMLTTKDQPEAIVESKGLKVVRDDKALEEIVIRVIASQPESVEGWKNGKDRVLGAIVGGVMKETKGKADPKLVNDLILAKLGPLGEKKKV from the coding sequence ATGGAATACGAAGTCATCATCGGTCTGGAAGTCCACGTCCAGCTCAACACTCTATCTAAAATTTTTTCTACGGCTACGAACGAATTCGGTGGTAGTCCCAATACTCATATTTCAACACTTTGTGTGGCGTTACCCGGCACATTGCCTGTGTTAAACGAAGTGGTTCTTGAAAAAGCCGTTCGGGCCGGTGTTGCTCTTGGATGTGAAATCACACGTTTTACAAAATTTGATCGTAAAAATTATTTTTACCCTGATTTACCCAAAGGGTACCAAATTTCCCAATTTGATAAACCTTATGCAACACAAGGTGGAATCCATATTAAACTAAAAGGGGAAACGGAAGAAAAGTTCATTCCCCTCACAAGGATCCACATGGAAGAGGATGCAGGAAAATTAATCCATTCTCATGATCCATCAATTAACAGATCTTATGTAGATTACAATCGTGCGGGAACTCCCCTCATTGAGATCGTTTCGGAACCTGATTTGCGTTCTTCTGATGAAGCTTACGTTTATTTAAATGAACTAAAGACAATATTACGATACATTCAAGTATCGGATTGTAATATGGAAGAAGGTTCACTACGTTGTGATGCTAACGTATCCATTCGACCTAAAGGAGAAAAAGGATTTCGAACTCGTGTAGAAATCAAAAACCTCAACTCCTTTAAAGCCGTAAAACAAGCGATAGACTATGAAATTGAATGGCAAAAAGATGTTTATTCGCGCGGTGAATCATTTCGTCAGATGACAAAACTTTGGGATGCTACTTTACTCAAAACCATTCCTATGCGTTCCAAGGAAATGAGTCATGACTACCGTTACTTTCCAGAACCGGATTTACCTACCATTCAAATTTCTGATTCTTTTATTGAAGACATTCGTAAAACATTACCTGAACTTCCCAGACAAAAAAAAGAAAGATACAAAACAGAACTGGGACTTCCCGATTATGATGCCGAAGTACTCACAAGCGAACGTGAGATCGCAGAATACTTTGAACAAGCTCTTCTTGTTTCGGGGGATGCAAAAAAAACATCCAACTGGGTAAAGGATGAAATTCTAGGTATTGTTAACAAAGAAAACATTTCCATTCAGGATTTTGCCATCGACCCTTTGCGTATTGGTAAACTTGTGAAACTCATCAATTCAGGAGAGATCACAGGTAAGATCGCAAAATCTATCTTTGAAGATATGTTAACTACAAAAGACCAACCGGAAGCCATTGTGGAATCAAAAGGTTTAAAAGTAGTTCGGGATGACAAAGCATTAGAAGAAATTGTGATTCGTGTGATTGCATCCCAACCAGAATCAGTAGAGGGTTGGAAAAATGGAAAAGACAGAGTGCTTGGAGCTATTGTTGGTGGTGTGATGAAAGAAACCAAAGGCAAGGCAGATCCAAAACTTGTGAATGATTTGATTCTTGCTAAGTTGGGTCCACTCGGCGAAAAAAAGAAGGTATAG
- a CDS encoding histidine phosphatase family protein — MDLYLIRHPETIAPKGTCYGRTDFPLKYPVEDTADSTFPHLPPNFDHFLSSPAPRALKLSSALLSKYNLTTTDHSLIPTDERLWEMNFGDWDGKLWEEIPRKETIPWMKDFVNAKTPGGEAFTDLISRVNAFIEDWEEGGLLRTEWEKSNDRLLSSLIVVCHSGPIRAALCKQFGTPYEEAFKSPVDFGSVHKIEIV, encoded by the coding sequence ATGGACCTCTATTTAATTCGCCATCCAGAAACGATTGCTCCCAAAGGGACTTGTTATGGCCGAACCGACTTCCCTCTCAAATATCCAGTGGAAGATACAGCGGATTCCACCTTTCCCCATTTACCACCAAATTTTGACCATTTCCTTTCAAGTCCGGCACCCAGGGCTCTAAAACTATCTTCTGCCCTCTTATCCAAATACAACCTCACAACGACTGATCATTCTTTAATACCAACTGACGAACGTTTGTGGGAAATGAATTTTGGAGATTGGGATGGAAAACTCTGGGAAGAGATTCCAAGAAAAGAAACGATCCCTTGGATGAAAGACTTCGTGAATGCGAAGACTCCTGGTGGAGAAGCCTTTACAGATCTGATCAGTCGTGTGAATGCTTTTATAGAAGATTGGGAAGAAGGTGGCCTTTTAAGAACAGAATGGGAAAAATCAAACGATAGATTACTTTCTTCTTTGATTGTTGTTTGCCACTCAGGGCCGATCCGAGCTGCTCTTTGTAAACAATTCGGAACTCCCTATGAAGAAGCCTTCAAATCTCCTGTGGACTTCGGATCCGTACACAAAATAGAGATCGTCTAA
- a CDS encoding adenosylcobinamide-GDP ribazoletransferase: protein MQFLLREIRLFFVCLSFLSRIPSPRWIGFQEEWLHKSIKYSPTVGIMLGTLQWFVYIIFQLFFGPSIAFVISLGFLLILTGAFHEDGFSDFCDGIGGGWKREDILRIMKDSRVGSFGAAGISLLLVLKILGASGSLAVTGFRLNHFSFAWNYQLTTIWLYFVSAHSLSRFFSVLMMKLLPYAKEEGYAKPMAKEITWRQTFFASLAGLLPFLWLSYKHPNFFLSLILIIPSLYYMYSLMKRWIGGFTGDCLGAVQQVVETCIWISGVFIWTSI from the coding sequence ATGCAATTTTTATTGAGAGAAATTCGCCTATTCTTTGTTTGCTTGTCATTTCTTTCGAGAATTCCCTCTCCTCGGTGGATTGGTTTTCAAGAAGAATGGTTACATAAATCAATCAAGTATTCACCGACTGTCGGAATAATGCTCGGAACCTTACAATGGTTTGTTTACATTATTTTCCAATTGTTTTTTGGTCCCAGTATTGCATTTGTGATCTCCTTAGGATTTTTATTAATCCTAACGGGTGCCTTTCATGAAGATGGTTTTTCTGATTTTTGCGATGGGATTGGAGGAGGTTGGAAGAGAGAAGACATCCTTCGGATTATGAAGGACAGTCGTGTTGGCAGTTTTGGAGCTGCTGGGATCTCCCTACTACTCGTTCTAAAAATTTTAGGAGCCTCCGGATCCCTCGCAGTCACAGGATTTCGCTTGAACCATTTCTCATTTGCCTGGAATTATCAGCTAACCACCATTTGGTTGTACTTTGTTTCAGCCCATAGTTTGAGCAGATTCTTCTCAGTCCTTATGATGAAACTCCTTCCCTATGCCAAAGAAGAAGGTTATGCAAAACCAATGGCGAAAGAAATTACTTGGCGACAGACTTTCTTCGCAAGCCTTGCAGGACTTCTTCCTTTTCTATGGCTATCATACAAACATCCAAATTTTTTCTTAAGTTTGATTCTTATCATTCCTAGTCTATATTATATGTATTCTCTGATGAAACGTTGGATTGGCGGATTTACAGGAGACTGTTTGGGAGCAGTCCAACAAGTAGTCGAAACCTGTATCTGGATTTCGGGAGTCTTTATATGGACCTCTATTTAA
- the cobT gene encoding nicotinate-nucleotide--dimethylbenzimidazole phosphoribosyltransferase, with the protein MSPFSLPSISPVTNVLRSSIRSKIDNKTKPLGSLGDLETIALQLAEIQNSLSPELKNPKLILFAADHGITEEPVSLYPKDVTWQMVLNFLSGGACANVFAKHSHIDVEVVDAGVDHDWDKNVTKPIERKIRKGTSNFLKSKAMSLEEAKETILSGIELLKETRYESTNIFLFGEMGIGNTSAASLILSHLTDIPLRKLVGRGTGLNNSGKENKFKILSEAFQRTGKLKDPLEILSEFGGFEIGMMAGAMIGAATQRKTFVVDGFISTAAFAIAFALNPTVKDYAIFSHLSEEEGHTVVLEHWKIKPLLRLNLRLGEGSGALAAYPLIELSVKFLNEMASFADAGVSNSDSQ; encoded by the coding sequence ATGTCACCATTTTCCCTACCCTCCATTTCTCCCGTAACCAATGTTTTGCGAAGCTCCATCCGCAGCAAAATAGACAATAAAACCAAACCTTTAGGTTCCTTAGGCGATTTGGAAACCATTGCCTTACAATTGGCGGAAATCCAAAATAGCCTTTCTCCTGAGTTAAAGAATCCAAAGCTCATTCTTTTTGCCGCAGATCATGGAATCACAGAAGAACCTGTCTCCTTATATCCCAAAGATGTCACCTGGCAGATGGTTTTGAACTTCCTATCAGGGGGAGCTTGTGCCAACGTCTTCGCCAAACACAGTCATATCGATGTCGAAGTTGTGGATGCGGGAGTAGACCATGATTGGGATAAAAATGTGACCAAACCAATTGAAAGAAAAATTCGAAAAGGAACTTCCAACTTTCTGAAATCAAAAGCTATGTCACTGGAAGAGGCTAAAGAAACCATTTTAAGTGGAATCGAGCTTTTAAAGGAAACAAGATACGAATCGACGAATATATTTTTATTCGGCGAGATGGGTATTGGCAATACTTCTGCGGCATCTCTCATTCTATCTCATCTAACAGACATTCCACTAAGAAAACTTGTAGGACGAGGTACGGGTCTAAATAACAGCGGAAAAGAAAATAAATTCAAAATCCTTTCAGAAGCATTCCAAAGAACGGGAAAACTAAAAGATCCATTAGAAATACTTTCCGAATTTGGTGGATTTGAAATTGGTATGATGGCCGGAGCCATGATTGGGGCGGCTACACAAAGAAAAACATTTGTTGTAGATGGTTTTATTTCAACAGCAGCATTTGCGATTGCTTTTGCACTGAACCCGACAGTAAAAGACTATGCCATTTTTTCACATCTATCGGAAGAAGAAGGGCATACTGTGGTTTTAGAACATTGGAAAATAAAACCCCTGCTTCGACTCAATCTTCGTTTAGGAGAGGGAAGCGGTGCTCTTGCAGCTTACCCACTGATTGAACTTAGTGTTAAATTTCTGAATGAAATGGCGTCATTTGCTGATGCTGGTGTTAGCAATTCGGATTCACAATAA